Within the Pseudomonadota bacterium genome, the region AATAAAATCGAGCTATGGTTTTATTATTGAAGGGACCTGCCCGTTTTATGCCATGTCTCAGGCAGTAATTGCGGAAACTACTTGTGACGGGAAGAAAAAAATGTTTGAACTTATCGCAGATATCAAACCGATACATATTATGGATTTGCCGCAGGTGCCGGATGAAGTTGAAGCTGTGCAAAACTGGAAGAAAATGATTTTAAATCTTCAAAGGTTTCTTGAAAATACTTTTAATTGTAAAACATCGGATGAAAAAATTGAATCATCACTTTGCGCATCAAACATAAAAAATACTTTGATGCAAAAAATTTTCGAATATGCATCACTCAAGCCTCCTGTTATAAGCTGGCAGGAGATGTATGATGTTTCCTTTTTGGCACAACCGGCAACTGCTGACGATGTTATACCCGTTCTTGAACAAGTGATAGAAAAACTGGAAAAGCGTGTAGAAGAAGGCGTTTATTTTGGAAAGCCTGATTCGGTGCGGGTTTTGGTAACGGGTTGCCCCATAGGAGGGGATGCAACAAAAGTTTTTAAAGTGATAGAAGAATCAGGCGGTATCGTTGTAGCCCCGGATTCATGCACTGGAATGAAGACATTTATGGGCCGGTTCGAAGAAAACACAGATGATCCTGTAACTGCTATGGCCGAACGTTATTTGAAAATTCCCTGTTCCTGCATGACACCGAATAGTAAACGACTTGATGATCTATCCTTTTTAATAGAAAAATTTAAACCGGATGTTGTGATTGATTTTATACTTCAGGCTTGCCACTCCTATAATGTTGAGTCGTATAAGGTCGGCAATCATGTGACCGGTAAACATTTGTTGCCGTTTCTTAAAATTGAAACAGATTACTCCGATGGAGATATCGGTCAGCTTAAAACAAGAATTGAGGCACTTTTTGAAAGTATATAAGATTTATAATGGAGAGTTCAAGGTAAGATCATGAAGTATGCAGGCATTGATATCGGATCTCGTACAATAGAACTTGTAGTTATCGAAGCGGATAAAATCATATATTACTTCATGACCGATACCGGTTATGATCCTGTTTCACAGGTGAAAAGGCTGTTGCGCAAAATATCATACGATAAAATTATGGCAACAGGTTATGGGCGCTCTCTGATCGGGTCATCTTTTGATATGCCTACGATAACTGAAATTAAAGCTCATGCCAGGGGTGCGCGGGCTTTATTTCCCGATGCTCAGACTGTGCTTGATATTGGCGGTCAGGACAGCAAAGCTATTTTTATGAATAGTAACGGAAAAGTAAAAAAATTTGAAATGAATGACAAATGCGCTGCCGGTACAGGAAAGTTTCTGGAAATCATGGCGAAAACTTTGGGGTTTGATATTGACGATTTTGGCACGGAAGCATTTTATGGAAAAAACGATATCAATATTTCAAGCATGTGTACTGTGTTTGCCGAATCCGAAGTCGTTTCCCTTATTGCAAGAGGTTGCAAAAGGCGTGAAATTGCAAAGGGTTTGCACAATAGTGTCATACGCCGTACAACCGGAATGATTAATCGTGTATCATCGGAAGGAGAAATCGTTTTTACGGGCGGTGTAGCAAAAAATCCTTGTATGCGTAACTTACTTGCAGAAAGACTGGGTCGAAAAATTCTGATACCAAATGATCCCCAGATGGTTGGTGCTTTTGGAGCAGCTCTTCTTGCGGGAGAATGAACAAGGGGGAATATAGGGTACAATTATATGATGCATCGCTCCAGGAGCATCTATTCGTGATTTTCTTGGCATAAAACTCAATTAATATATCAGCCAGAATTAATAAAGTTTAATAGTTCAAAACGTACCTAATACTACACCCAATACTACTCTCTACTTCTCAAAACAGAAATGCCAAGCTCAATTTGATAAGGTTTGCTATTACTCTTTTATCACAGATATTTTGGAAAGTTTCTTTCTTGATTTAGCAACTTCTTCTACCAACCATTGCCAAGGTCCTTTGGGTCTCATCAGAAGATCTAATTTTACCTCATAGAGTTTATTACAAACTTCGGAGTTTACACTTTCATAACTTCTGAATACTTTCATATCCATATTGCTTAACAGTTCATGTACTTCTTCCGTAAATGAATTGGCGGCAATCAGGTATTTACTTTTATGTTTTATTTCAGCAAGGTTCCTTCCGACATTCATTATCTGACAATGTGCCATGTTCAAGCTGGCTGAATATGAAGAGTAGTTGAAAAATGTGCCCTCATCAAGAGCGATAATATCGCAAATTCTATCGGGAGTAAGATGATTTTCAATTGAATTAAGCTGTCGGAGTTGCTTATAGTCATTTGTTTTTAAAGGCAGCCAGATGCTGTGACCAACATAATGGCCCCAGGAGTCAAAGGTAATGCGGTTGAGATCAGGAAGAATCATGGAAGCCTTTTTGATGACATCTGCCTGCAATGATTCGGGCATACAGTAAAGATCACTATGACAAGAAAGTATAATGCTTATGTGTTTGTTTGTTGAAATGCACTCGCTTTTTAATATAATTTCATTGCTTGATTTATTAGGATATCTGAATAATTCATGATGCACACAATGCGCTTCTAATGAAGAGTATGCAAAATGCCTTTTCTGCATGGAATACCAGAGTGGCTGATCCGCGTTAAGAGCAACAAATACTTGCATCGGAATGCCGGTAGCTTCAGCAAGATCATGAAGGTTTTCAATACGGGCGCGGCGGCATCCTGCTTCCCAGTTTTGTAGTTGGCGAACGCTCACTCCAACCAAGCTTGAGATTTTTTCCTGGCTTATTCTACGCCAGTGACGATAATCTTTAATCAGAGACCCCATCGAATTATATAATTTGGGTTCACTATACGAATTCTTTGTTCGTTGTAAAGAAGTCATAAACTGTTTATACCCCTCGATAGAAATCAAAATACATTAAAGCATATAACATATCTTTGGTTAACCTATAAAAAAATAGAGTGTGTTGTCAATAAATAATAAATCACTAATTGGCTGTTTCTGAGTTTGCCCAATAATCATGTTCTTTACGATAAATTGTATATCGGGAATCTAAAGCATTTTGAATTGTCATTGTGTTCTTTGTTTGTTCTGCTTTTGTGTAAGGGGTGTTTTTTTAAAAAAAAGGGGGTGAGAATTACAAATTAAAACTAAGAGGAGCTTGTATTTATTAACACTTAATTTAGGAGGAAAAACATGAGTAAGAGAAGATGGGGGGAAACAGGTTTGTTTGTGTTTGCAATTTTTGTGCTGTTAGGAATTTTCTCTTCAAGTGCGTCAGCAGAAATGGACGCCAATTTTCATGGTTTTTTTGAATCCAGTTTTGTTTTGCGTGATACAACTGGTATTCAAAACGGTTTTTTCGATCAAACAGAAGGAGTTCAACAGCGAAATACATTAAAGTTTGATATTGATGTTGACCCAAATATGAATTGGGGTCCTATTGCAGTAGAAAAAGTCCATCTGACCTTTCGAGGCGCATATGATTCGATTTTTGATCTTCGTGCAAATGAATATGACATCGAGGAAAATCTGGGTGCTTCCAGATTCGATTATGGCTTAAAAGATATTAGATTCGAAGCTGATTTAAGGGAAGCTTTTATAGATTTTTCATATAAAGGATCTCTTGGAAGAGGCTTCTTCAGACCGG harbors:
- a CDS encoding helix-turn-helix domain-containing protein, with the protein product MTSLQRTKNSYSEPKLYNSMGSLIKDYRHWRRISQEKISSLVGVSVRQLQNWEAGCRRARIENLHDLAEATGIPMQVFVALNADQPLWYSMQKRHFAYSSLEAHCVHHELFRYPNKSSNEIILKSECISTNKHISIILSCHSDLYCMPESLQADVIKKASMILPDLNRITFDSWGHYVGHSIWLPLKTNDYKQLRQLNSIENHLTPDRICDIIALDEGTFFNYSSYSASLNMAHCQIMNVGRNLAEIKHKSKYLIAANSFTEEVHELLSNMDMKVFRSYESVNSEVCNKLYEVKLDLLMRPKGPWQWLVEEVAKSRKKLSKISVIKE
- a CDS encoding 3-hydroxyacyl-ACP dehydratase, with amino-acid sequence MKYAGIDIGSRTIELVVIEADKIIYYFMTDTGYDPVSQVKRLLRKISYDKIMATGYGRSLIGSSFDMPTITEIKAHARGARALFPDAQTVLDIGGQDSKAIFMNSNGKVKKFEMNDKCAAGTGKFLEIMAKTLGFDIDDFGTEAFYGKNDINISSMCTVFAESEVVSLIARGCKRREIAKGLHNSVIRRTTGMINRVSSEGEIVFTGGVAKNPCMRNLLAERLGRKILIPNDPQMVGAFGAALLAGE
- a CDS encoding 2-hydroxyacyl-CoA dehydratase family protein, which gives rise to MKITPLMNDGYDGEPAKRVLNYLQGRKQNGVPIVGIYCGYAPMELIHSMGIAPASLCAFSKVPIEAAETVLPANLCPLIKSSYGFIIEGTCPFYAMSQAVIAETTCDGKKKMFELIADIKPIHIMDLPQVPDEVEAVQNWKKMILNLQRFLENTFNCKTSDEKIESSLCASNIKNTLMQKIFEYASLKPPVISWQEMYDVSFLAQPATADDVIPVLEQVIEKLEKRVEEGVYFGKPDSVRVLVTGCPIGGDATKVFKVIEESGGIVVAPDSCTGMKTFMGRFEENTDDPVTAMAERYLKIPCSCMTPNSKRLDDLSFLIEKFKPDVVIDFILQACHSYNVESYKVGNHVTGKHLLPFLKIETDYSDGDIGQLKTRIEALFESI